In Pseudomonas grandcourensis, the DNA window GGCGTCGTCGAGCAAGCGCTGGCGCAGGCGACTGACCAGCAGATCGATGGAACGGTCGAACAGGTCGGCGTCGCGGCCCTGGGTCAGGTTGAGCAATTGATCGCGGTTGAGCACCCGTTGCGGATGGTCGAGAAACACCCGCAACAATCGATACTCGGCACCGCTCAGGGCCACCATGGTGCCGTCTTCATCGAGCAGGTGACGGGCCGAGGTGTCCAGGCGCCAGCGGCCGAAGGCCAACAGGCGGCTGGCTTCGGTCACCACCAGGTTCGGCGGCAGCATGCGCGTGCGTCGCAGCACCGCGTTGATCCGCGCCAGCAGTTCACGGGCAGCGAATGGCTTGACCAAGTAGTCGTCGGCGCCCATTTCCAGGCCGAGGATGCGATCGGTTTCATCGTTGCGGGCGGTGAGCATCAGCACCGGCGTGGCCTTGTGTTTGCCGGCGCGCAATTCGCGGCAGAGCACCAGGCCATCGTCCCCCGGCATCATGATGTCCAGCACGATCAGGTCCACCGGGGTGGTTTCCAGAAACGCGCGCATCTGCCGACCATCCGCCACGACGGTGGTGCGCAGGCCGTTCTTCTTCAGGTAGTTGCCAACCAGTTCGCGGATTTCGCGGTCGTCGTCAACGATGAGGATGTGATCAACGTGATCCATTGGGCCAAACCTCTGATAAATGGGGAATGCCACACAGTCTATCGAGCCTCGGCGGGCTCGCCTGCCGCCCTTTGTATTGCAGTGTATCTGGCTTGCCTGCGGATACACACGAAGGCAAAAAAGCCGATTTCCTGCGGTTTTGTATGCCTGTGTATCCAGACGCCGTTCTGATACGCAGCGATTGATTCACGCCGATTCCCGACACAGACGAGATACCTCGCAGGCTTTTAATAGGTTCCATCGAGGCAAGCCAGATCGCCTCGGATCAATCAACGATCAACCTGTTGAAACCTTGAGGAACTCGCCATGAACACCAAAGCCATCTATGCCGCCTGCCTGTTTGCCGCCCTGAACATCTGCACCCTGTCGGCCCGTGCCGAAGCCGATGTTGCGCCTAAAACCTACACCTACGGCACCCAACTTGACATCAAGAAAGTGGTGTCGCTGACCGAAGACGCAACGCCTTCCTGCGGCGTGGTGAATGCGCGGCTGACGTACCTCGACGCCCAGTCGAAAACCCAGGTGCTGGATTACCGCAAATTCGCCGACAACTGCAACTCGGAAAACTGAGTGTTGCGATCAACCACCGCTAAATCCATTTGAAACAGGAAGGACATCATGAACAACGTTTCCCGCTTTTTGACCGCCATTGCCTTTTCCGTCGCCGGTGCGGCGGCCCATGCCAACGCCGCTGTCGAGCAAAGCGCCTGCGCCAGCAACACCTGCTTCCAGCTCACGCCCGTGGCGGAGAAGGGCACCCAAGGCTTCCTGGCGCAGGACGGTTCCAGCCGCACGCCGCAGGGGCAGATGCTCGCCGAAAATGGTGCCAGCCGCACGCCTCAGGGGCAGTTGCTGGATGAGCAGACCGCTTGAGAACACCCCGATCCACAGTGGTGATGTGTTGCCCTCTAATTTGTATTAGGTGATCCCATGTTACTCATCGCTTTCCTGGGCGGCATATTGACCGTCCTCAGCCCGTGCATCCTGCCGGTCGTGCCGTTTCTGTTTGCCGGGGCCGACCGTACACGCTCCTCGATCCTGCTGACCCTCGGCGGCATGGTCCTGACCTTTGCCCTGGTCTCCAGCCTGGCCGTGGTCAGCAGCGAGTGGGTGATCCAGGCCAGCAACACAGGCCGCCACGTCGCGCTGCTGGTGATGGTGTTGTTCGCCCTGTCGCTGATATCTGCACGGGTCGGTGACTGGCTGGCGCGGCCCTTCGTGCTGCTGGGCAATCGCATCGACCCGAACTCGCGCAAGATGTCCGGGCCGTTGGCGTCGATCATGATCGGTGTCGCCACCGGGCTGCTGTGGGCACCCTGCGCCGGGCCGATCCTCGGGGTGATTCTCACCAGCGCCATGCTGCAAGGCGCGAACGCCGGCACCAGTCTGTTGCTGGTAGCCTATGGCGCCGGCAGTGCGCTGTCCCTGGGTACCTTGATCTTTGCCGGGCGCGGCCTGGTCAATCGCTTGAAACCGTCGATTCCGGTCACCGGCTGGTTGCGCCGTGGCGCCGGGGTTGCGGTGCTGTCCGGTGCGGCGGTGATTGCAACGGGGGCCAATGACCTGTTGCTGGCCAACACTTCATCGGAAGGTGTCAGCAGCGTGGAGAAAGGCGTGCTGGAAGCCGTGCCGAAAGTCGTCGATTACCTGGTCAGCAAGGTCAAGGCCGACAGCACCATGGGCGATGCCCAGGGCGCCATGCCCTCGCTGTCCGGCGCGGTGGGCTGGCTCAATTCGCCAGCACTGACCAATGAAACCCTGAAAGGCAAAGTGGTGCTGGTGGACTTCTGGACCTTCGACTGCATCAACTGCAAGCACACCCTGCCGTACGTGAAGGACTGGGCGAAGAAGTATGAAAAGGACGGGCTGGTGGTGATCGGTGTGCACACGCCTGAATACGGCTTTGAACGCATCATCGACAACGTCAGGGCCAAGGTGAAGGAGTACGGCATCACCTACCCGGTGGCGATCGACAACAACTACGCGATCTGGCGCAACTTCGACAACCAGTACTGGCCGGCGCACTACCTGATCGATGCCAAGGGGCAGGTGCGTTACACCCACTTCGGTGAAGGCAGCTACGACACTCAGGAGAAGATGATTCAGCAGTTGCTGGAGGAGGCCAAGGCTGGCGCGCCAGCCGCGTAATCCGCTCGATCAATGGCTCACAGGTCTCGCGCCATGAGCCATTGATCTTTTTCCCATGCCTGAAACCGCTCTTGCACCACCCAACCACGCTTGGCGTAATAAGCGCTCTGGTCCTGGGTGTGCAGGTAGATTCTCTTCTCGCCGCTGGCCTTGGCTTGCGCGCAAATCCCTTCTATCAATTGCTCCGCCAGACCCTTGCCGCGCGCTTCGGGGGCGACGAACACACAAGCGAGCCAGGGTCCCAGATCCGTGCGATGGGCCAGGTCAGCCCTGGCCAGTGCCGCGCCGCCCAGCAACTCGTCATGGTCGAGGGCGATCAGACATTTCCAGTCGCCGTTGTTCTGGCCTTCGGCGAACTCTCGTTGCCAGTCGGGCAGGGGCTGTCCGGCGTATTCGTAGTGGAACTGCCGGTGGATCCACGAAGCGAATGTGTTGCTGTGCTGCATATGTCGAGCAAGCCAGTCCAGGCGGGGTGCCATGTTGTGAGTCCTTTCAGATGTCGGTCGCTGGGTGGCGAGAGTAACGGGCCTGGGCGATGCTGTCGCCCCCGCCGGTTCAGCGACTGCTCAAGTGATTCGAGGCGGCCTGACCGCGCCGCCACGCCGCCGGTGGCGCACCGTACTCGCGACGGAAGGCGCGGCTGAAAGCGGTATCGGTCTGGTATCCCACTTCTTCGGCGATGCGCGTCAATGAGCTGTTGCTGCTGCGTAACAGGTTGGCGGCGAGCAACATGCGCCATTGCGTCAGGTACTGCATCGGCGACACCCCCACCAGTTGCTGGAAGCGTTCGGCCAACACCGATCTTGAGGTGCTGGCGGTGCGCGCCAGTTCGTCCAGTGTCCAGGCGTGGCAGGGTTTTTTGTGCAAGGCGTTGAGGGCGGCGCCTACGATGCGGTCGCGCACTCCGGCCAGCCAGCCGGTGCGGCCTTCGCCCTGTTCGTTCATGTACAGGCGCAACACTTCGATGAACAGCACTTCGGCAAGTTTGGCCAATACCCCTTCACCGCCAGGGCGGGGCGAGCGGGCTTCGGCGAGGGCATAGCGCACCGAGGATTCCAGCCAGATACCGGCATCCGAACCGCGCACATTGACCCGCACCACGGCCGGCAAGCCCTTGAGCAACATGCCCGCCAGGCGCGTATCGCACGCCAGGTAGCCGCACACCAGGCGGGTGAGCGCGCCACCCCCGCCATAGCTCAATTGCCGGGGCCGGCGCGCCAGCACCGCATCCAGCCGCGCACCCGTGGCCGGGGGCAATCCGGGATGTGAGCACATGCGATGGGCATCGCCCTGGGGGAAAATCACCACGTCGCCCGCACTCAGCAGCAGCGGCGGGTCATCGCCCAATTCCACGTAGCACTCGCCCTCGGTGATCAGATGAAAGATCACCACCCGTTCCGCATCGGGCTCCAGAAACGGCGCGGCGGTGTCGGCGCTGGGCGACTGGTAGCACCAGGGCGCGGTGAACCGGGCGTTGATAAAGATCGCGCCGACCAGGTGCACGACGCGCAGGGTCTGTGACAGAGCGTCCATTGGGGTTTCCCCGTGGGAGGTTCCTGATTGTGAGCGCGCCTGCGCGCTACGTGGAATCTCCGGACGATCGGGCAGGGTTGGGCGACGATCGGACAGGACGCCGGCGCCTGTCAGGACGATAGTTTGTCTACGGGGTCAATACCGGCCCTGCCACCCAGAACAAGAAAAGAGAGGTTGCCATGCCGAAGTTCGTGATTGAGCGCGAGATCCAGGGCGCCGGAGCATTGTCGGAAAGGGATTTGAAAGCCGCTTCGCTAAAGTCCTGCCAGGCGTTGCGTGAGTTGCCAGAGGTGCAGTGGCTGCAGAGCTATGTCACCGGTGACAAACTTTACTGCGTGTACATCTCGCCGAACGAGGCGCAGATCCAGGAGCACGCCAGGATCAGTGGTTTTCCCGCCAACCGCATTTCCCAGGTCATGAACATCATTGATCCGACGACGGCGGAGTAACCGCGACCGGCCCCGACTCGTGTTTCAACCCAGAGACCGTCTCCATGAGTACACCCATTGATCTGACTGCCTTGAAAAACCGCCAGATGGCCTCCTGGGCCAGCGGTGACTACGCCGTGATCGGCACCACCCTGCAGATCGTCGGCGAGCAACTGGCCGAAGCCTGCGACCTGTTGTGCGATGAACGCGTGCTCGATGTTGCCGCCGGCAACGGCAACGCAACCCTCGCCGCTGCCCGCCGTGGCTGCAAGGTGACGTCCACCGACTATGTCGCCGCCTTGCTCGAACGCGGTGAAGAAAGGGCGCGGGCCGAACGCTTCAACGTCTCCTTCCAGGTCGCCGATGCCGAAGCCTTGCCCTTTGCCGACGGCAGTTTTGATGCCGTGCTGTCGACCTTCGGCGTGATGTTCACGCCGGACCAGCCCAAAGCCGCCGCGGAACTGGCGCGGGTTTGTCGCCCGGGCGGGCGGATCGGCCTGGCCAACTGGACCCCGGAAGGATTCGTCGGCCAGATGTTCAAGACCCTGGGCCAGCACCTGCCGCCCCCTCCGGGTGCCAATCCACCCTCACGCTGGGGCACCGAAGCCTGGTTGCACGAGCATTTCGACGAGCGTGAATTCCTGCTCCAGGTGACGCGCCGCACGTTCAATTTCCGCTATCGCTCAGCGGCGCATTTCATCGACACCTTCCGCCAGTGGTACGGACCGGTGCACAAGGCCTTCGCCGCGCTGCCCGCGGATGGCGCCAAGGCATTGGAGACTGACTTGACCGAGCTGATCAACCGAATAAACCGTGCGGGTGACAAATCGCTGGTGGTGCCGAGTGAATACCTGGAGGTGGTGATTACGCGGCGTTGAACGGCCACGCACAACCCCTGTGGGAGCGAGCTTGCTCGCGATGGCTGCGGTCCAGTCGCAGCTACTGTGACTGATCGCTTTCGCGAGCAAGCCTGCTCCTACAAGCAAATACGGCGCCCGAAGGTGCCGTTTTTGTTCGTGCCTGTTCCTGAAAACGGGGATCAGAAAATCAGTTCAAGCGACTCGGTCAAAGGCAGAGGCAGTTACTCAGGTGGGCCAAGTTGGTCCAGCGCGCGGTTCACCGCCAGCTCGCCCAGCATGATGACTTGCGCAATGCCGAGCAGGGAATTGCGCCTGGGGCCTTCCATATGATCCGCCAAATCCATGGTCATGACATTGGCCGAAGCCAGCGATTC includes these proteins:
- a CDS encoding DUF4242 domain-containing protein, with the translated sequence MPKFVIEREIQGAGALSERDLKAASLKSCQALRELPEVQWLQSYVTGDKLYCVYISPNEAQIQEHARISGFPANRISQVMNIIDPTTAE
- a CDS encoding AraC family transcriptional regulator produces the protein MDALSQTLRVVHLVGAIFINARFTAPWCYQSPSADTAAPFLEPDAERVVIFHLITEGECYVELGDDPPLLLSAGDVVIFPQGDAHRMCSHPGLPPATGARLDAVLARRPRQLSYGGGGALTRLVCGYLACDTRLAGMLLKGLPAVVRVNVRGSDAGIWLESSVRYALAEARSPRPGGEGVLAKLAEVLFIEVLRLYMNEQGEGRTGWLAGVRDRIVGAALNALHKKPCHAWTLDELARTASTSRSVLAERFQQLVGVSPMQYLTQWRMLLAANLLRSSNSSLTRIAEEVGYQTDTAFSRAFRREYGAPPAAWRRGQAASNHLSSR
- a CDS encoding GNAT family N-acetyltransferase — protein: MAPRLDWLARHMQHSNTFASWIHRQFHYEYAGQPLPDWQREFAEGQNNGDWKCLIALDHDELLGGAALARADLAHRTDLGPWLACVFVAPEARGKGLAEQLIEGICAQAKASGEKRIYLHTQDQSAYYAKRGWVVQERFQAWEKDQWLMARDL
- a CDS encoding response regulator encodes the protein MDHVDHILIVDDDREIRELVGNYLKKNGLRTTVVADGRQMRAFLETTPVDLIVLDIMMPGDDGLVLCRELRAGKHKATPVLMLTARNDETDRILGLEMGADDYLVKPFAARELLARINAVLRRTRMLPPNLVVTEASRLLAFGRWRLDTSARHLLDEDGTMVALSGAEYRLLRVFLDHPQRVLNRDQLLNLTQGRDADLFDRSIDLLVSRLRQRLLDDAREPAYIKTVRSEGYVFSLPVEILGDQS
- a CDS encoding cytochrome c biogenesis protein DipZ, with the protein product MLLIAFLGGILTVLSPCILPVVPFLFAGADRTRSSILLTLGGMVLTFALVSSLAVVSSEWVIQASNTGRHVALLVMVLFALSLISARVGDWLARPFVLLGNRIDPNSRKMSGPLASIMIGVATGLLWAPCAGPILGVILTSAMLQGANAGTSLLLVAYGAGSALSLGTLIFAGRGLVNRLKPSIPVTGWLRRGAGVAVLSGAAVIATGANDLLLANTSSEGVSSVEKGVLEAVPKVVDYLVSKVKADSTMGDAQGAMPSLSGAVGWLNSPALTNETLKGKVVLVDFWTFDCINCKHTLPYVKDWAKKYEKDGLVVIGVHTPEYGFERIIDNVRAKVKEYGITYPVAIDNNYAIWRNFDNQYWPAHYLIDAKGQVRYTHFGEGSYDTQEKMIQQLLEEAKAGAPAA
- a CDS encoding class I SAM-dependent methyltransferase, with the protein product MSTPIDLTALKNRQMASWASGDYAVIGTTLQIVGEQLAEACDLLCDERVLDVAAGNGNATLAAARRGCKVTSTDYVAALLERGEERARAERFNVSFQVADAEALPFADGSFDAVLSTFGVMFTPDQPKAAAELARVCRPGGRIGLANWTPEGFVGQMFKTLGQHLPPPPGANPPSRWGTEAWLHEHFDEREFLLQVTRRTFNFRYRSAAHFIDTFRQWYGPVHKAFAALPADGAKALETDLTELINRINRAGDKSLVVPSEYLEVVITRR
- a CDS encoding DUF2790 domain-containing protein, yielding MNTKAIYAACLFAALNICTLSARAEADVAPKTYTYGTQLDIKKVVSLTEDATPSCGVVNARLTYLDAQSKTQVLDYRKFADNCNSEN